A window of Natrinema versiforme contains these coding sequences:
- a CDS encoding metal-dependent hydrolase: protein MPSTVVHVAFAGLLGVALLGDEFDTRAILVVMGCAALLDFDTVIGIAIPGTHRAALHNVWIVLVPAALLLWDGTVRERSIVDERWGIYGRRVAWTGVAAVLFAHILFDAFFNGVNLFWPLHDRFYDLSGSLLVTDQRGLVQTFVELDAGALAESTARGTTENTHYRTGFDPTRGEPATAVERIFPIAATGERFVLTLAGFTAVVVRIVEERRPN, encoded by the coding sequence GTGCCATCGACCGTCGTCCACGTCGCGTTCGCGGGATTACTCGGGGTTGCATTGCTCGGCGACGAATTCGATACCCGGGCGATCCTGGTCGTAATGGGGTGTGCTGCTCTCCTCGATTTCGATACAGTGATCGGGATTGCCATCCCCGGAACCCACCGCGCGGCGCTGCACAACGTCTGGATCGTCCTCGTTCCCGCCGCCCTCCTGCTGTGGGACGGCACGGTCCGCGAGCGGTCGATCGTCGACGAACGGTGGGGTATCTACGGCCGCCGCGTCGCGTGGACCGGGGTGGCGGCGGTGCTGTTCGCGCACATCCTGTTCGACGCCTTCTTCAACGGCGTCAACCTCTTCTGGCCGCTCCACGACCGGTTCTACGACCTATCCGGCTCGCTGCTCGTGACCGATCAGCGCGGGCTGGTCCAGACGTTCGTCGAACTCGACGCTGGGGCCCTCGCCGAGTCGACGGCCCGCGGAACCACGGAAAACACGCACTACCGAACCGGGTTCGACCCCACGCGCGGCGAGCCCGCGACGGCCGTCGAGCGGATCTTCCCCATCGCGGCGACCGGCGAACGGTTCGTCCTCACGCTCGCCGGGTTCACCGCGGTCGTCGTCCGCATCGTCGAAGAGCGCCGACCGAACTGA
- a CDS encoding replication factor C large subunit → MTDWTEKYRPTTLSEVRGNNKARDKLEEWAESWDEHRKSVIVHGSPGIGKTSAAHALANDMGWPVMELNASDSRGADVIEKVAGEAAKSGTLTGGEAGRRLVILDEADNFHGNADYGGSREVTRVVKDANQPIVLVANEFYDMSKSLRNSCETIEFRDVSKRSIVPVLRDICRREGVEFEEEALEKIAESTSGDLRSAVNDLQAVAEETERLTVDDVVTGQRDTTEGIFDFLDELIKEKDAEGALRASYDVDETPDDLLNWIEDNVPKDYEGAELADAYEFLANADRWLGRVRATQDYSYWRYATDNMTAGVAASRRGDKGGWTRYGPPSYWSKLGRTKGTRNTRDAIAERIAEREGTSVATARRELMPFLSAMTHHCKNRELTVRMAAAYDLDESAVSFVTGSGKDTNKVQSIVEDAEERKAEQAVEHSGNAFFEAEGSSEGDADAAETGADGNADGDAADDSSGQQALAAAEADEGGDGEPSDEASAAEDPDEDQSGLGDFL, encoded by the coding sequence ATGACTGATTGGACCGAGAAGTACCGCCCGACGACGCTGTCGGAGGTGCGCGGAAACAACAAGGCCCGCGACAAACTCGAGGAGTGGGCCGAGAGCTGGGATGAACACCGGAAATCGGTGATCGTCCACGGCAGTCCCGGGATCGGGAAGACCTCCGCCGCCCACGCGTTGGCAAACGACATGGGCTGGCCCGTCATGGAGCTAAACGCCAGCGACAGCCGCGGGGCCGATGTCATCGAGAAGGTCGCCGGCGAAGCCGCAAAGAGTGGCACGCTCACCGGCGGCGAGGCGGGCCGCCGGCTCGTCATCTTGGACGAGGCGGACAACTTTCACGGCAACGCCGACTACGGCGGGTCGCGGGAGGTCACCCGCGTCGTCAAGGACGCGAACCAGCCGATCGTCCTCGTGGCGAACGAGTTCTACGACATGAGTAAGTCGCTGCGCAACTCCTGTGAGACGATCGAGTTCCGCGACGTCTCGAAGCGGTCGATCGTTCCCGTGTTGCGCGATATCTGCCGCCGCGAGGGCGTCGAGTTCGAGGAGGAGGCTCTCGAGAAGATCGCGGAATCGACCAGCGGCGACCTGCGCTCTGCGGTCAACGACCTGCAGGCCGTCGCCGAGGAGACCGAGCGGCTGACCGTCGACGATGTGGTGACGGGCCAGCGCGATACGACGGAGGGAATCTTCGACTTCCTCGACGAACTCATCAAGGAGAAAGACGCCGAGGGGGCCCTGCGGGCCTCCTACGACGTGGACGAGACGCCGGACGACCTGCTCAACTGGATCGAGGACAACGTCCCGAAGGACTACGAGGGGGCGGAACTCGCCGACGCCTACGAGTTCCTCGCGAACGCCGACCGCTGGCTGGGCCGCGTGCGGGCGACACAAGACTACTCCTACTGGCGCTACGCCACGGACAACATGACCGCCGGCGTCGCCGCCTCGAGACGTGGCGACAAGGGCGGCTGGACCCGCTACGGCCCGCCGAGCTACTGGTCGAAACTCGGCCGGACCAAGGGGACCCGGAACACCCGCGACGCGATCGCCGAGCGCATCGCCGAACGGGAGGGGACGAGCGTCGCGACGGCTCGGCGCGAACTCATGCCGTTCCTCTCGGCGATGACCCACCACTGCAAGAACCGCGAGCTGACCGTCCGGATGGCCGCGGCCTACGACCTCGACGAGTCGGCGGTCTCCTTCGTCACCGGCAGCGGCAAAGACACTAACAAGGTCCAGTCGATCGTCGAGGACGCCGAGGAACGCAAAGCCGAGCAAGCCGTCGAGCACTCGGGCAACGCCTTCTTCGAGGCCGAGGGCTCGAGCGAGGGCGACGCGGACGCCGCCGAAACGGGGGCCGATGGGAACGCTGACGGCGACGCGGCCGATGACTCGAGCGGCCAACAGGCGCTCGCGGCCGCGGAGGCGGACGAGGGAGGCGACGGCGAGCCGTCGGACGAGGCGTCCGCAGCCGAGGACCCGGACGAGGATCAGTCGGGACTGGGCGACTTCCTCTAA
- a CDS encoding hemolysin family protein, which translates to MVAVDLAFSFGRLLFALFLVFLNGFFVAAEFAYVRIRPTQIEELVAEGRSSAKLVQEAEENLDDYLATTQLGITIASLGLGWVGEPAIASLLEPVLGPVLPAGTLHLVSIAIGFSIITFLHVVFGELAPKTLAIADAERIALLVAAPMKFFYYIFIPGIIVFNGTANFFTRLIGVAPASERDESHSEEEILRIVAQSGEQGAVDMEEVEMIESVFDLGETVAREIMVPHPDVVTVRAGMPLSELRGVAASGNYTRFPVVDEDADEPVIGFVHAKDVLQAIEAADGDDAGDEPAGEPTARDLAREVLIVPETRRIDEILAEFRRRNVQMAVVIDEWGAFEGILTIEDVIEEVVGEIQDEFDVAEMEPSIDELADGRYEMDGGVPLADINEILGTEFEGDAFDTIGGLVLSRLGRAPEVGDAIEADGYEVTVEAVEGTRVSSVTVSEVTPEAEESTD; encoded by the coding sequence ATGGTAGCCGTCGACCTCGCATTCTCGTTCGGGCGACTCCTCTTCGCTCTCTTCCTGGTCTTCCTGAACGGCTTTTTCGTCGCCGCGGAGTTCGCGTACGTCCGTATCCGGCCGACGCAGATCGAAGAACTCGTCGCGGAGGGGCGGTCGTCGGCGAAGCTCGTCCAGGAGGCCGAGGAGAACCTGGACGACTACCTCGCGACGACCCAGTTGGGTATCACGATCGCCTCGCTGGGGCTGGGGTGGGTCGGCGAACCGGCCATCGCTTCGCTTCTCGAGCCCGTGCTGGGACCGGTGCTTCCCGCTGGGACGCTTCATCTGGTCTCTATCGCGATCGGGTTCAGCATCATCACCTTCCTGCACGTCGTCTTCGGGGAGCTCGCGCCGAAGACCCTCGCTATCGCGGACGCCGAGCGGATCGCCCTGCTCGTCGCCGCGCCGATGAAGTTCTTCTATTACATCTTCATCCCCGGGATCATCGTGTTCAACGGGACCGCGAACTTCTTCACGCGGCTCATCGGCGTCGCGCCGGCCTCCGAGCGCGACGAGAGCCACAGCGAGGAGGAGATCCTGCGGATCGTCGCCCAGTCCGGCGAACAGGGTGCCGTCGACATGGAGGAAGTCGAGATGATCGAATCCGTCTTCGACCTCGGCGAAACCGTCGCCCGCGAGATCATGGTGCCGCATCCGGACGTCGTCACCGTTCGCGCCGGCATGCCCCTCTCCGAACTCCGCGGCGTCGCCGCCAGCGGGAACTACACGCGGTTCCCCGTCGTCGACGAGGACGCCGACGAACCGGTCATCGGGTTCGTCCACGCGAAGGACGTCCTCCAGGCCATCGAGGCCGCAGACGGGGACGACGCGGGCGACGAACCGGCCGGTGAACCGACCGCACGCGACCTCGCTCGAGAGGTCCTCATCGTCCCCGAGACCCGCCGGATCGACGAGATCCTCGCGGAGTTCCGCCGGCGGAACGTCCAGATGGCCGTCGTCATCGACGAGTGGGGAGCGTTCGAGGGGATTCTGACCATCGAGGACGTCATCGAGGAAGTCGTCGGCGAGATTCAAGACGAGTTCGACGTCGCCGAGATGGAGCCCTCGATCGACGAACTCGCCGACGGCCGATACGAAATGGACGGCGGCGTCCCGCTCGCGGACATCAACGAGATCCTCGGAACGGAGTTCGAGGGCGACGCGTTCGACACCATCGGCGGCCTTGTGTTGAGCCGCCTCGGTCGTGCGCCCGAGGTCGGCGACGCGATCGAAGCCGACGGCTACGAGGTGACCGTCGAGGCCGTGGAGGGAACGCGCGTCTCGAGCGTGACCGTGAGCGAGGTCACCCCAGAGGCAGAGGAGTCGACCGACTGA
- a CDS encoding helix-turn-helix domain-containing protein — MSGRGPKRELAEKIAGEITLSDDPGATLRKWRTDFDVSQTDLAAELDVSSSVISDYESGRRESPGIGVVGRLVEGLLSIDERRGGERIRQYGRVLSAGFDSDVVYDLREYATSLPLERLHDDLEATEVAAGGTQQVSGHTVIDSIEAITRLSTEEFFRLYGQSTNRVLVFTNVTRGEGVGIALRMVNPTPNAVILHGLEEENLWDHAGELARIDGYSLAVTSAPLDDVLEHLVTLE, encoded by the coding sequence ATGAGCGGACGCGGACCGAAACGGGAACTCGCGGAGAAGATCGCCGGGGAGATCACGCTGAGCGACGACCCCGGTGCCACCCTGCGGAAGTGGCGCACCGACTTCGACGTCTCACAGACCGATCTCGCGGCCGAACTCGACGTCTCGTCGTCGGTGATTTCGGACTACGAGAGCGGCCGCCGGGAGAGTCCGGGGATCGGCGTCGTCGGCCGACTCGTCGAGGGGCTGCTCTCGATCGACGAGCGCCGCGGCGGCGAGCGCATCCGGCAGTACGGCCGCGTCCTCTCGGCGGGCTTCGACAGCGACGTCGTCTACGACCTGCGGGAGTACGCCACCTCGCTGCCCCTCGAGCGACTGCACGACGACCTCGAGGCGACCGAAGTGGCCGCGGGCGGCACCCAACAGGTCAGCGGCCACACGGTCATCGACAGCATCGAGGCGATCACGCGCCTCTCGACGGAGGAGTTCTTCCGACTCTACGGCCAGAGCACGAACCGCGTGCTCGTGTTCACCAACGTCACCCGCGGCGAGGGCGTCGGCATCGCGCTCCGAATGGTCAACCCGACGCCGAACGCCGTGATCCTCCACGGCCTCGAGGAGGAGAACCTCTGGGATCACGCGGGGGAACTCGCACGCATCGACGGCTACTCGCTCGCGGTCACGTCGGCACCGCTCGACGACGTGCTCGAGCACCTCGTCACCCTCGAGTGA
- a CDS encoding molybdopterin-binding protein: protein MNVAIVTVGDEILAGSTTNTNASWLAERITERGSTVGRILTIPDDRDLIADYVARWHDEFDAVIVTGGIGGTPDDVTVEAVADGLEREFVVHGEIRERLVEKAAAFRDENPEMVEEYDLQLDIDAAASIPEGATPIVTDEGWAPGCIVENVYVFAGIPDEMTAMFEAVADEFQGESTAETLYTPAPEGSLHEALEGVTERFDVSVGSYPRSENRPGRIRVSSTDPETVETAIAWLRDRVETTEPPSSSEESAE, encoded by the coding sequence ATGAACGTCGCGATCGTCACCGTCGGCGACGAGATCCTCGCGGGATCGACGACCAACACCAACGCGTCGTGGCTGGCCGAGCGGATCACCGAGCGCGGCAGCACTGTCGGCCGGATCCTGACGATCCCCGACGACCGCGATCTCATCGCGGACTACGTCGCTCGCTGGCACGACGAGTTCGACGCCGTGATCGTCACCGGCGGCATCGGCGGCACGCCCGACGACGTGACCGTCGAAGCCGTCGCCGACGGCTTGGAGCGCGAGTTCGTCGTCCACGGCGAGATCCGGGAGCGACTGGTCGAGAAGGCGGCCGCGTTCCGGGACGAAAACCCGGAGATGGTCGAGGAGTACGACCTCCAACTGGACATCGACGCGGCGGCCTCGATCCCCGAGGGGGCGACGCCGATCGTCACCGACGAGGGGTGGGCTCCCGGCTGTATCGTCGAGAACGTCTACGTCTTCGCCGGCATTCCCGACGAGATGACGGCGATGTTCGAGGCGGTCGCCGACGAATTCCAGGGGGAATCGACCGCGGAAACGCTGTACACGCCGGCACCCGAGGGATCGCTCCACGAGGCGCTCGAGGGGGTCACCGAGCGCTTCGACGTTTCGGTCGGCAGCTATCCGCGGAGCGAGAACCGCCCCGGTCGGATCCGCGTCTCGAGTACCGATCCCGAGACGGTCGAGACGGCGATCGCGTGGCTCCGCGATCGCGTCGAGACCACGGAACCGCCGTCCTCGAGCGAGGAGTCGGCCGAGTAG
- the bioD gene encoding dethiobiotin synthase, with amino-acid sequence MTATRPIAVVGTGTGVGKTVVTAGLTRLLREAGRDARAIKPAQTGYPPDDVDESQSSARRASLVGDAGFVAAACDDPAAATCPRYLEPALAPRVAAEVAGEDLAYETIRAACEREIEATPVPIVEGIGGLRVPLAGDREVIDLVADLEAAAVVVARSGLGTLNHTALSVDALEARGIDVCGIVVNEYAGETVAERTNPDELERMTGHAVETVPPLDDDVPAGESDPRHLAAGIGSALSSDFLASLPVDGI; translated from the coding sequence GTGACCGCGACCCGACCGATCGCCGTCGTCGGCACCGGAACGGGCGTCGGAAAGACGGTCGTGACGGCCGGCCTCACGCGGCTGCTCCGCGAGGCCGGCCGCGACGCGCGGGCGATCAAACCGGCCCAGACTGGCTACCCGCCCGACGATGTCGACGAGTCACAGTCGTCGGCTCGACGAGCTTCGCTCGTCGGTGATGCCGGATTCGTCGCCGCGGCCTGTGACGACCCCGCGGCCGCGACCTGCCCGCGCTACCTCGAGCCGGCGCTCGCACCCCGCGTCGCCGCAGAGGTCGCGGGCGAGGACCTCGCATACGAGACGATCCGCGCGGCCTGCGAGCGCGAAATCGAGGCGACCCCGGTCCCGATCGTCGAGGGAATCGGCGGACTCCGGGTACCGCTGGCCGGCGACCGCGAGGTGATCGACCTCGTCGCCGATCTCGAGGCCGCGGCGGTCGTCGTCGCACGCTCGGGGCTGGGCACGCTCAATCACACCGCGCTCTCGGTCGACGCGCTCGAGGCCCGCGGGATCGATGTCTGCGGAATCGTCGTCAACGAGTACGCCGGCGAGACGGTGGCCGAACGGACTAACCCCGACGAACTCGAGCGGATGACCGGCCACGCGGTCGAGACGGTCCCGCCGCTGGACGACGATGTGCCTGCGGGAGAATCCGACCCGCGTCACCTCGCTGCCGGTATCGGCAGCGCACTTTCCTCGGACTTTCTGGCGTCGCTTCCGGTCGACGGAATCTAA
- a CDS encoding PQQ-like beta-propeller repeat protein, with product MNRRTLLAAAGTGTAALAGCFDSEEQSATNGSETPVAKQNSDSSATDGGDGRSESEREYEWYHDVGGRVDTVANGTVFGTENSLLEESDRLGGGIFALDRETGDHLWTHGSSGMHSTYTEPTVADAVYAGYGDDVIGNGAGKTIAVGHDGELRWSRETGSVYSRPRVADDTVYVGGDDGVVHAFATDDGTTRWSERVSEPATASRKITVAAVTDSVYVTTGRLLSLDPDDGNVRWTYGDGDDRIRDATIDDGTAYVSTRDGIAAIADGAERWHADSESSWSIRAVDTERVVVDAGNELVGLDVETGDRQWTIEGVDRATVSVPHERIYVAGDRVRAYGIADGDELWRESITDSASVESLQIAGDGDTDAHSVIARIGDTRFSRLDPTGDVTGTASVDAQIKHFAVDDAVIAGTRDGIYSLALE from the coding sequence ATGAACCGACGAACGCTACTCGCTGCCGCTGGCACGGGCACCGCTGCACTCGCCGGCTGTTTCGACAGCGAGGAGCAGTCCGCCACGAACGGTAGCGAGACGCCTGTCGCGAAACAGAATAGCGACTCGAGCGCTACCGACGGCGGCGACGGCAGGAGCGAGAGCGAGCGCGAATACGAGTGGTACCACGACGTCGGCGGCCGGGTCGATACCGTCGCGAACGGAACCGTGTTCGGTACCGAAAACAGCCTACTCGAGGAGTCCGATCGGTTGGGTGGCGGTATCTTCGCGCTCGACCGCGAGACCGGCGATCACCTGTGGACGCACGGCTCTAGCGGTATGCACTCAACGTACACGGAACCGACCGTGGCTGACGCCGTCTACGCCGGCTACGGCGACGACGTGATCGGCAACGGTGCCGGAAAAACGATCGCAGTCGGACACGACGGCGAGTTGCGGTGGTCACGGGAGACCGGCAGCGTCTACTCCCGCCCGCGAGTCGCGGACGATACCGTCTACGTCGGCGGTGACGACGGCGTCGTTCACGCGTTCGCGACGGACGACGGGACGACGCGCTGGAGCGAGCGGGTCTCCGAACCGGCGACGGCGTCACGGAAGATAACGGTCGCCGCTGTGACCGACAGCGTCTACGTGACGACCGGGCGACTCCTCTCGCTCGATCCGGACGACGGGAACGTCCGCTGGACGTATGGCGATGGCGACGATCGAATCCGCGATGCGACGATCGACGACGGGACCGCGTACGTCTCGACCCGGGACGGTATCGCCGCAATCGCCGACGGAGCGGAACGCTGGCACGCCGATTCGGAATCGTCCTGGTCGATCAGGGCCGTCGATACCGAACGGGTCGTCGTCGACGCCGGCAACGAACTCGTCGGGCTCGATGTCGAAACCGGCGACCGACAGTGGACGATCGAGGGAGTCGACCGGGCAACGGTCTCGGTTCCCCACGAGCGGATATACGTCGCGGGCGACCGGGTACGGGCGTACGGGATAGCCGACGGCGACGAACTGTGGCGCGAATCGATCACCGACTCGGCATCGGTCGAGTCGCTTCAAATCGCCGGCGACGGCGATACAGACGCACACAGTGTGATCGCACGGATCGGCGACACGCGATTCTCCCGGCTCGATCCGACCGGCGACGTAACGGGGACCGCCTCAGTCGATGCCCAGATCAAGCACTTTGCCGTGGACGACGCCGTGATCGCGGGAACGCGTGACGGCATCTACTCGCTCGCCCTCGAGTGA
- a CDS encoding C2H2-type zinc finger protein — translation MTDPHSCPLCTESYDDRNDLRVHLEVEHRKSEVVSQLVELDAAGTDLSSGREPAAADDELPAPSAD, via the coding sequence ATGACAGACCCCCATAGCTGCCCGCTCTGCACCGAGTCGTACGACGACCGAAACGACCTTCGCGTCCACCTCGAGGTCGAACACCGAAAATCCGAGGTCGTCTCCCAACTGGTCGAACTCGACGCGGCGGGGACCGATCTGTCGTCCGGACGTGAACCGGCGGCGGCCGACGACGAGCTTCCGGCACCATCCGCCGACTGA